From a single Fusobacterium ulcerans ATCC 49185 genomic region:
- a CDS encoding IS3 family transposase (programmed frameshift) has protein sequence MAKLTREQRIEIYERRLKGETIAAIALNFNINVHTVEYLFRLIGKHGYSILRNDKNRYYSKEFKLQSINRVLINFESAISVAIDIGLSSRGILANWIKKYKENCYNIIEKPKGRKKSMTKKIKKKNDANLTLEEKIKELEEKNLYLEAEIEYLKKLNALVQKKELQKKKGIRVIAELRAKYPFKILLEISGIARATYYFYINKKDIDIKNQDIIDKIKDIFYVHKRRYGYRRITLELKNQGLQVNHKNILRLMNKLNLHSIMRKKRKYSSYKGEIGKVADNHIKRNFEANKPNEKWFTDVTKFNLRRNKLYLSPILDAYGRYIISYNVSSSPNSYQIIDMLTQAFKTNSNIKSLILHSDQGWQYQHNFYTKSLEKRKVIQSMSRKGNSLDNGLMESFFGIMKSEMFYGQENNYRTIEELKSAIDEYIDYYNTKRIKAKLKGLTPMQYRNQSLLINA, from the exons ATGGCTAAATTAACAAGAGAGCAAAGAATAGAAATTTATGAACGAAGATTAAAAGGAGAGACTATTGCAGCAATAGCTCTAAATTTCAATATCAATGTTCATACAGTAGAATACCTTTTTAGGTTAATTGGAAAACATGGATATTCCATACTTAGGAACGATAAAAATAGATATTATTCTAAGGAATTTAAATTACAGTCCATTAATAGAGTACTAATAAATTTTGAGTCAGCTATATCTGTCGCTATTGATATTGGCTTATCTTCGCGTGGAATTTTAGCAAATTGGATTAAAAAGTATAAAGAAAACTGCTATAATATCATAGAGAAACCTAAAGGGAGAAAAAAATCTATGACAAAGAAAATTAAGAAAAAAAATGATGCCAATTTGACTTTAGAAGAAAAAATAAAAGAGTTGGAAGAGAAAAATCTATACTTAGAAGCTGAGATAGAATATTTAAAAAAGTTGAATGCTCTGGTTCAAAAAAAGGAGCTACAAAAGAAGAAAG GAATCAGAGTAATAGCTGAACTTAGAGCAAAGTATCCTTTCAAAATCTTGCTTGAAATTTCAGGTATAGCAAGAGCAACTTACTATTTCTACATAAATAAAAAAGATATAGATATAAAGAATCAAGATATTATTGATAAAATCAAAGATATATTTTATGTGCATAAAAGAAGATATGGTTATCGTAGAATCACATTAGAACTTAAAAATCAAGGATTACAAGTCAATCATAAGAATATTTTAAGGCTTATGAATAAATTAAATTTACATAGTATTATGCGCAAAAAGAGAAAATATTCTTCATATAAAGGTGAAATTGGAAAAGTAGCTGATAACCACATTAAAAGAAACTTTGAGGCAAATAAACCAAATGAAAAATGGTTTACAGATGTAACAAAATTTAATTTAAGAAGGAATAAATTGTATCTATCTCCAATACTAGATGCTTATGGAAGATATATAATTTCATACAATGTATCTTCCTCTCCTAACTCTTATCAAATAATAGATATGTTAACTCAAGCATTTAAAACTAATTCTAATATCAAAAGTTTAATACTGCATAGTGATCAAGGGTGGCAGTACCAACATAACTTTTATACAAAAAGTTTAGAAAAAAGAAAGGTAATTCAAAGTATGTCAAGAAAAGGAAATAGTCTAGACAATGGATTAATGGAAAGTTTTTTTGGTATAATGAAATCAGAAATGTTTTATGGACAAGAAAATAACTATAGAACAATAGAAGAATTAAAATCAGCAATAGATGAATATATAGATTATTACAATACTAAAAG